In Bythopirellula goksoeyrii, a single window of DNA contains:
- the bglX gene encoding beta-glucosidase BglX, translating to MPVHKVARTYVESLVLPCANSSLLGFALLMGFLAINFSLAEETTLEQRPWLDKSASPDERVSSLLSQMTLEEKVGQLNQSNGISGQATGNTKNLVADSALYQLISKGQIGSILNEVDRAIVNELQRVAVQESRLGIPLIFGRDVIHGFRTIFPIPLGQAATWNPELVTAACRTAAREARSKGIQWTFAPMVDISRDPRWGRIAESFGEDPYLASALSIASVEGYQGDDLSNSDSLAACVKHFAGYGAAEGGRDYNTTMISPSAMRNVYLPPFKAAVDAGVATLMCGFHDVNGIPMSVNKYWLNDVLRGEWDFRGFVVSDWDSIFETIEHGVSKDEQTAALAAARAGVNMEMNSPCYRNHLAELVSNGQLSESTLDDLVKPILRIKFRLGLFDQPYSEPNSERLLLTKNNLELAQKVARQSIILLKNEDGTLPIKKSQIKELAVIGPLADSKRDQLGTWIPDGKEADSQTPLAAIRATAKLHGTEVLFVPGLEDDFDRSTERFAEAVTVAERADLVILIVGERANISGEARSRAILDLPGAQNELISAISEVGKPLVLIVQAGRPLTIGKQVEQVNALLYSLHAGTMAGPALADLLWGVESPSGKTPVTFPKSVGQVPLYYNHVNSGRPPRPYEYEKDKTVDDSINVELGYNSNYIDVGPYPQFPFGFGLSYTAFSYGEVELSAAKLRDGETLAVRAPVTNSGEVAADEIVQLYIRDLVGSLTRPVLELKGFRRVRLAPGETSIVEFALPVSDLAFYNNDEERLIEPGEFEIFVGGSSLAPKVGKIEIVK from the coding sequence ATGCCTGTCCACAAAGTAGCACGAACTTATGTTGAATCACTTGTATTGCCATGTGCCAATTCATCCCTACTGGGCTTCGCTCTTCTCATGGGCTTTCTCGCCATCAACTTTTCACTCGCAGAAGAAACTACCCTGGAGCAGCGGCCCTGGCTCGATAAATCTGCAAGCCCTGACGAACGAGTTAGTTCATTGCTTTCCCAAATGACTCTGGAAGAGAAGGTGGGGCAACTTAATCAGTCTAACGGTATCAGTGGGCAAGCAACTGGAAACACAAAGAACCTCGTAGCCGATAGCGCACTTTACCAGTTAATCAGCAAAGGGCAGATTGGTTCAATCCTCAATGAAGTCGACCGGGCCATTGTCAATGAGTTGCAACGGGTCGCGGTCCAGGAGAGTCGACTCGGAATTCCGCTCATTTTTGGGAGGGATGTGATTCATGGATTTCGTACAATTTTTCCCATCCCTCTCGGCCAGGCTGCCACATGGAATCCCGAATTGGTAACTGCAGCATGCCGTACGGCTGCCAGAGAAGCACGCTCGAAGGGCATCCAGTGGACGTTTGCCCCGATGGTCGATATATCTCGCGATCCCCGCTGGGGGAGGATCGCTGAGAGTTTTGGCGAGGACCCATATCTCGCGAGCGCTCTCTCCATTGCTTCAGTTGAAGGCTACCAAGGTGACGACTTGTCAAATAGCGATTCCCTCGCAGCCTGTGTAAAACACTTTGCCGGATATGGTGCTGCAGAAGGAGGCCGCGATTACAACACGACGATGATTTCTCCCTCGGCAATGCGCAACGTGTATCTTCCACCATTCAAGGCAGCGGTCGACGCCGGCGTGGCGACCTTGATGTGTGGTTTTCACGATGTAAACGGAATTCCAATGTCTGTCAACAAATACTGGCTGAACGACGTGCTCCGCGGGGAGTGGGATTTCCGCGGCTTTGTGGTGAGCGATTGGGATTCCATCTTCGAGACAATCGAACATGGGGTCTCCAAGGACGAACAGACGGCAGCATTGGCTGCTGCGCGGGCGGGAGTCAACATGGAGATGAACAGTCCCTGCTATAGGAACCACCTGGCTGAGTTAGTCTCGAATGGACAATTATCCGAATCGACGCTTGACGATTTGGTCAAACCAATACTCCGTATCAAATTTCGCCTCGGTTTGTTTGATCAGCCTTACTCTGAGCCCAACTCTGAAAGACTACTCCTAACCAAGAACAATCTAGAATTGGCCCAGAAGGTCGCAAGACAATCCATAATACTACTCAAGAATGAAGATGGCACTTTGCCGATAAAGAAAAGCCAAATCAAAGAGTTAGCCGTCATCGGCCCCTTGGCAGATTCCAAGCGAGACCAACTCGGAACTTGGATCCCCGACGGAAAGGAAGCCGACAGCCAAACTCCGCTGGCTGCCATTCGTGCGACCGCCAAATTGCATGGAACTGAGGTCCTGTTTGTACCAGGGCTTGAGGATGATTTTGATCGAAGTACTGAGAGATTTGCAGAAGCCGTGACCGTTGCTGAACGGGCAGATTTGGTCATCCTTATCGTTGGTGAACGGGCAAACATCTCCGGCGAAGCGCGGAGTCGAGCGATTCTTGACTTGCCGGGAGCGCAGAACGAATTGATCAGTGCGATTTCCGAAGTGGGCAAGCCTCTCGTACTTATAGTGCAGGCCGGGCGACCGCTGACTATTGGTAAGCAAGTCGAACAAGTCAATGCCTTACTCTACTCACTACATGCTGGCACTATGGCCGGCCCCGCGTTGGCCGATTTGCTCTGGGGCGTTGAATCTCCCTCAGGGAAGACTCCCGTGACTTTCCCTAAATCTGTAGGACAAGTCCCGCTCTACTACAATCACGTTAACAGCGGTCGGCCACCGCGTCCCTATGAGTATGAGAAAGACAAGACTGTTGATGACTCGATCAATGTAGAATTGGGCTACAACTCAAACTATATAGATGTCGGACCCTATCCTCAGTTTCCGTTCGGATTCGGTCTCTCTTACACAGCGTTTAGCTACGGCGAAGTCGAGCTATCTGCAGCAAAACTTCGTGACGGCGAGACACTAGCGGTCCGCGCACCGGTTACGAATTCGGGGGAGGTCGCAGCCGATGAAATTGTGCAACTCTACATACGGGACCTCGTTGGAAGCCTCACGCGTCCTGTCCTTGAACTCAAGGGATTTCGCCGCGTCCGCTTAGCACCAGGCGAAACCAGTATCGTTGAGTTCGCCCTTCCTGTTAGTGACTTGGCTTTTTACAACAATGACGAAGAGCGCCTCATAGAACCTGGCGAGTTCGAGATCTTCGTCGGTGGCAGTTCACTGGCACCCAAGGTCGGCAAGATTGAAATCGTCAAGTAG
- a CDS encoding Hpt domain-containing protein, with product MQVSQTLQPIYSVFGDNPNLAELVEIFVSELPQRVETLQSHAEVEDWESLSRVAHQLNGNASSYGFPQLSTLAARIEYACRGENSSDEILRSLDNFVEQCELVRAGAAA from the coding sequence GTGCAAGTATCACAAACGCTGCAGCCTATATACTCCGTTTTTGGAGACAACCCGAACCTCGCAGAGCTTGTAGAGATTTTTGTCAGCGAACTTCCCCAACGAGTTGAAACACTCCAGTCCCATGCAGAAGTGGAAGACTGGGAATCGCTCTCTCGCGTCGCCCATCAGCTCAACGGGAATGCGAGTAGCTATGGATTTCCTCAGCTCAGCACTTTGGCGGCTCGCATCGAATACGCTTGTCGCGGCGAGAATTCCTCGGATGAGATCCTGCGATCGCTAGACAACTTTGTCGAGCAGTGCGAACTCGTTCGAGCTGGGGCTGCCGCGTAG